The uncultured Desulfuromonas sp. genome has a segment encoding these proteins:
- a CDS encoding DUF3300 domain-containing protein — translation MKQPVFFQHTIAPLLGLVVLIVLATPAAWAQNSDERYSSQELAQMLAPIALYPDALLSQVLMAATYPIEVIEADRWLRRHPSLDEEELDDALYDKEWDSSVKALCHFPDVLSRMSEKITETTNLGNAFLAQEQEMMEMVQQLRAKAYEEGNLSSTRQQKVVVEKEVIVIEPARSRVVYVPYYDPYYVYGRWWYPDYPPYYWGPANVNLGLGMSFSSGISLSFVLTRWSYFDWHRRVIYHNPKKRPRFVRKARVTTPTIWQHAPRHRRGVAYRDKHTAQKYGQFPRHSEQSRRENRGYRSETNHTGIKHYDTPTRSEIIRPSQKKQRNVTPQRSEQHRTVKPVMRNEADKQRYSQQSDLTKERKTRHNQNVGKTAERSTLQMRKPATQRSKESSVTRPQKTYERRNERENVFNRVDDGRNARQSSQRGKTSRQHQSKKQPGERN, via the coding sequence ATGAAACAGCCCGTCTTTTTTCAGCACACCATTGCGCCGCTCCTCGGCCTGGTGGTGCTGATTGTCCTCGCGACACCGGCCGCCTGGGCGCAAAACTCTGACGAACGCTACAGTTCACAGGAATTGGCCCAGATGCTGGCCCCCATTGCCCTTTATCCCGATGCCCTGTTGTCGCAGGTTCTCATGGCCGCGACCTATCCGATTGAAGTGATCGAAGCCGATCGCTGGTTGCGGCGCCATCCTTCCCTTGATGAAGAGGAGCTGGATGACGCGCTTTACGATAAAGAGTGGGACTCAAGCGTCAAGGCGCTGTGCCATTTTCCCGACGTCTTGTCGCGAATGAGTGAAAAAATCACTGAGACCACCAATCTCGGCAATGCGTTTCTGGCTCAGGAACAGGAGATGATGGAAATGGTGCAGCAATTGCGGGCCAAAGCCTATGAGGAAGGGAATCTGTCCAGCACCAGACAACAGAAAGTGGTCGTTGAAAAAGAGGTCATTGTCATTGAACCGGCGCGCTCCAGAGTGGTCTATGTCCCGTATTACGATCCGTATTATGTCTATGGCCGCTGGTGGTATCCGGACTATCCGCCCTATTACTGGGGCCCGGCCAATGTCAACCTGGGTTTGGGGATGAGCTTTTCTTCGGGGATCTCACTCAGTTTCGTGTTGACCCGTTGGAGTTATTTTGACTGGCATCGTCGCGTGATTTATCACAATCCCAAAAAACGCCCGCGCTTTGTCCGCAAAGCGCGCGTCACGACACCGACGATTTGGCAGCATGCTCCCCGCCATCGCCGCGGCGTGGCGTATCGGGATAAGCATACAGCGCAGAAATACGGCCAGTTTCCGCGCCATTCGGAACAATCGCGGCGAGAGAATCGCGGCTATCGTAGTGAGACAAATCATACGGGAATCAAGCACTATGACACTCCAACCCGCTCTGAAATCATCCGGCCGTCGCAGAAAAAACAGCGTAACGTGACGCCTCAGCGCAGCGAACAACATCGTACGGTGAAACCGGTGATGCGTAACGAGGCCGATAAACAGCGCTACTCTCAGCAGAGCGACCTGACAAAAGAGCGGAAAACACGCCATAACCAGAATGTGGGTAAAACAGCGGAACGGTCGACATTGCAAATGCGTAAACCTGCGACACAACGCAGCAAAGAATCCTCCGTAACCCGACCGCAGAAAACATACGAGAGACGCAACGAGCGCGAAAATGTGTTTAATCGGGTTGACGACGGACGCAATGCGCGCCAATCCAGTCAGCGGGGGAAAACGAGTCGACAACATCAATCTAAAAAACAGCCCGGGGAAAGAAACTAA
- a CDS encoding DUF2950 domain-containing protein, which produces MKQFCQTVQVESRLSAPWCRSRWSVFSALRMVSLAVVIFSLSGPCEAGDLPQRGFHSPEQAVDALLAASRADDNEALLALFGPDADMLISSGDPVADQRGRDRFLAASEQKVALEGVDETQRVLIIGERNYPFPLPLVLQNGEWFFDTAAGLDELLNRRIGRNELRTIKVMQAYTEAQREYAAMTREDGVAVFARYLASHEGGKDGLYWPQEENGVESPFGPLIAKATAKGYHAGEEDGFADPFFGYYYTILTAQGPHAEGGAFDYIVNDKMVLGFALIAYPAKYGASGIMTFMINQSGQIYEKDLGAETAAIASEVTVFDPDSSWQLYREPGEESER; this is translated from the coding sequence ATGAAACAATTTTGCCAAACTGTCCAAGTTGAGTCCCGGTTGTCCGCTCCGTGGTGCCGCAGCCGATGGTCGGTTTTTTCCGCACTGAGGATGGTAAGTCTCGCCGTAGTCATCTTTTCCCTGAGCGGCCCGTGTGAGGCCGGTGACTTGCCTCAACGCGGTTTTCACAGCCCCGAGCAGGCGGTTGATGCCTTGCTGGCAGCGTCCCGTGCCGATGACAACGAAGCTCTGCTCGCCCTGTTCGGCCCGGATGCCGACATGTTGATCTCTTCCGGTGATCCGGTTGCCGATCAGCGCGGACGAGACCGGTTCCTTGCGGCCAGTGAGCAGAAGGTTGCTCTGGAGGGGGTCGATGAGACGCAGCGGGTTTTGATCATCGGGGAACGCAATTATCCTTTTCCGCTCCCGCTGGTCCTGCAGAATGGGGAGTGGTTTTTTGACACGGCTGCCGGTCTGGATGAACTGCTCAATCGTCGCATCGGCCGCAACGAACTGCGCACCATCAAGGTGATGCAGGCCTATACCGAGGCACAGCGAGAATACGCCGCCATGACGCGTGAAGACGGAGTGGCGGTCTTTGCCCGTTACCTGGCCAGCCATGAAGGTGGAAAAGACGGGCTGTATTGGCCGCAAGAGGAGAATGGTGTGGAAAGTCCGTTCGGGCCATTGATCGCCAAGGCCACGGCGAAAGGTTATCATGCCGGGGAGGAAGACGGCTTTGCCGATCCCTTCTTCGGCTACTACTACACAATTTTGACTGCTCAGGGCCCCCATGCCGAGGGAGGTGCGTTCGACTATATTGTCAACGACAAGATGGTGCTCGGTTTTGCCCTGATTGCCTATCCTGCCAAATATGGCGCGTCGGGAATCATGACGTTTATGATCAATCAGTCCGGGCAGATCTACGAAAAAGATCTCGGCGCTGAAACGGCGGCCATTGCTTCGGAGGTGACCGTCTTTGATCCTGATTCCAGCTGGCAGCTGTATCGGGAACCCGGTGAAGAGTCAGAGCGATAA
- the blaOXA gene encoding class D beta-lactamase has product MKRSPNEILRICLLALLLFLPRGTQAADWLESPEIAVLFDEAGVSGTFVLYDVTTNTLIGHDKARAATRFIPASTFKIPHTLIGLAAGAVQNVDRVLPYKGPRQPFIPAWARDMNLRDAIRLSNVPIYQELARRIGLEKMRENLMRLDYGNREIGERVDRFWLEGPLTISALEQVHFLFALAQGTLPFPRQMQADTREITLLETSPEWKLFAKTGWQGAPGPGIGWWVGWVEEHGRIYPFALNIDIVNAADAGKRMALGKACLMTLGVLH; this is encoded by the coding sequence ATGAAGAGATCACCGAACGAAATACTTCGCATCTGTCTGCTGGCTCTGCTGTTGTTTCTTCCACGAGGAACCCAGGCGGCCGACTGGCTGGAATCGCCTGAAATCGCAGTTCTTTTTGATGAAGCAGGCGTCAGCGGCACCTTTGTGCTGTACGATGTGACGACCAACACTCTGATCGGCCACGACAAGGCGCGCGCCGCAACCCGCTTCATCCCGGCTTCCACCTTCAAGATTCCCCACACCCTGATCGGGCTGGCCGCCGGAGCCGTGCAAAACGTTGACAGGGTATTGCCCTACAAAGGACCGCGACAGCCTTTTATTCCGGCCTGGGCGCGGGATATGAACCTGCGTGACGCCATCCGCCTTTCCAATGTGCCGATCTATCAGGAGCTGGCCCGGCGAATCGGCCTGGAGAAGATGCGCGAAAACCTGATGCGATTGGATTACGGCAACCGCGAAATCGGTGAGCGCGTGGATCGTTTCTGGCTGGAGGGTCCACTCACCATCAGCGCGCTGGAACAGGTTCATTTTCTTTTCGCCCTGGCTCAAGGCACCCTACCGTTTCCTCGACAGATGCAGGCCGACACCCGCGAAATCACCTTGCTCGAAACCAGCCCCGAATGGAAACTGTTCGCCAAGACGGGTTGGCAGGGCGCGCCGGGGCCGGGAATCGGCTGGTGGGTCGGCTGGGTTGAAGAACACGGTCGCATCTATCCTTTTGCTTTGAACATCGACATCGTCAACGCCGCGGATGCCGGTAAACGGATGGCGCTGGGGAAAGCTTGTCTGATGACTCTCGGTGTCCTTCATTAG
- a CDS encoding pyridoxamine 5'-phosphate oxidase family protein, with amino-acid sequence MAKIPQSVITAWDNHVGPVILTTVDPKNVPNSIYATCVARYGDERFVVADNYFDKTRANIQSGSSGSFLFITDEDKAYQVKGRLEYHTSGPVFEDMKQWNPQKHPGHAAVAVVVEEIYSGSERLV; translated from the coding sequence ATGGCCAAAATTCCCCAATCCGTTATCACTGCCTGGGACAATCACGTGGGTCCGGTGATCCTGACCACGGTTGATCCGAAAAACGTCCCCAACAGTATCTACGCCACCTGTGTTGCCCGTTATGGTGATGAGCGCTTTGTTGTCGCGGACAACTATTTCGACAAAACACGCGCCAACATCCAAAGCGGCAGCAGCGGTTCGTTTCTTTTTATTACCGATGAAGATAAAGCCTACCAGGTGAAAGGCCGACTCGAATATCATACCAGCGGCCCTGTTTTTGAGGACATGAAACAGTGGAACCCGCAAAAGCATCCCGGACATGCCGCCGTAGCCGTTGTCGTCGAGGAAATTTATTCCGGCTCTGAACGACTTGTGTAA
- a CDS encoding diguanylate cyclase — MGKILGFKKALFSTIGFLLVWLLCACCAYGTVPPGPIEKGVLDLRTYDLSQNGAVTLDGLWQFHWHQLLPPHADAWQQADDDAYGDVPLFWTAYPGRHLPREGYATYRLRIRVSGEQQDLALKTPEIFTEFKLWINGRLVAQNGIDPGRPTHFLHPDIYGFHQSTPEIEIVLQVRNHLHGNAGIGQSFVLGVENEIFRHYLASISMEIMLIAICLFAGIYHVIIFIPRRMEKELLFFGLFCFALVVRTSFTGHHLISYMVPDLLFSHGSRIATASIPACAMFFLIFISHFFRDITPRVPLFAQLCAHALYIIVIYTTATLTYSTLFSYYLLLILFATLFVFYVSIVAMRKRQPYARVFFSGLVILAIGVANDALHYLQVINTGYYLALFFSAFILTESLLLAIKFSQEHKKVAELSEKLTAFDKLKDEFLANTSHELRTPLNGIIGVAESLIDGATGPLDENTQHNLRLIVSSGKRLANLINDVLDYSKLRNNDIQIDKKPLDVRQLVSIVMTVIEATAPNKNLRFINDIPQNAPLVAGDENRLQQIFYNLIGNSVKYSDNGHIRVYSTVRGQITEITVEDTGIGIALAEQDTIFRSFEQGHANGGKRAGTGLGLPITKKLVELHGGRIWVDSEPGQGARFSFTLPGIGKTAKETAGSATIMTPFKAPAPFLPEPQTPYSPTTFLFPAKQRVLIVDDEIINVQVLLNHLKTKGYDADFVNSGHEALEKIEQGHYDLLLLDVMMPRMSGYEVCRTLRKKHSSFELPILFLTARNQPGDIVTAFEMGANDYLVKPVDKTELFARIDTHLSLKHAVKEAIDSAHLANIDPLTGLYNRRFFMDFAKREFEKARRKNADLSVMMLDVDLFKSINDSYGHDVGDMVLKQIAFFMDAGTRGTDIVGRLGGDEFVMLLPGINLQSAVLVAEKIRSLAQKNTIALSPDVELHYSLSVGVAAYQEGMLSFDELLKKADLQLYQSKRKGRNRVAS; from the coding sequence ATGGGCAAAATCCTCGGATTCAAAAAGGCGCTGTTTTCCACCATCGGTTTCCTGCTGGTGTGGCTTTTGTGCGCCTGCTGTGCGTATGGGACGGTACCGCCCGGCCCTATCGAAAAGGGGGTCCTCGACCTGAGGACGTATGATCTGTCACAAAACGGGGCCGTCACGCTTGATGGACTCTGGCAGTTTCACTGGCATCAGCTGTTGCCCCCGCATGCGGACGCCTGGCAGCAGGCGGATGATGACGCCTATGGAGACGTCCCTCTGTTCTGGACCGCCTATCCCGGCCGCCATCTGCCCAGAGAAGGCTATGCAACCTATCGCCTGCGTATCAGGGTCTCCGGAGAACAGCAGGACCTGGCCCTGAAGACACCTGAGATCTTCACGGAATTCAAACTGTGGATCAATGGCCGGTTAGTCGCGCAAAACGGTATTGATCCAGGCCGGCCCACTCATTTTCTTCACCCCGATATCTATGGATTTCACCAGAGCACTCCTGAAATCGAGATTGTCCTGCAGGTCAGAAACCATTTGCACGGCAATGCCGGCATTGGCCAAAGTTTCGTCCTCGGCGTTGAAAACGAGATTTTCAGACACTATCTGGCCAGTATTTCCATGGAGATCATGCTGATCGCCATCTGCCTGTTTGCCGGCATCTACCATGTCATCATCTTTATCCCGCGACGCATGGAAAAAGAGCTGCTGTTTTTCGGTCTTTTCTGCTTCGCCCTTGTCGTCAGAACAAGCTTTACCGGACACCATCTGATATCGTACATGGTGCCCGACCTGTTATTTTCCCATGGTTCCAGAATAGCAACGGCAAGCATCCCTGCCTGCGCCATGTTCTTTCTGATATTTATCTCCCATTTTTTCAGGGATATCACCCCCAGAGTGCCCCTGTTCGCGCAATTATGCGCCCATGCGCTTTACATCATCGTCATCTACACCACTGCGACACTCACCTACTCAACCCTGTTCAGCTATTACCTGCTGTTGATCCTTTTCGCCACCCTGTTTGTTTTTTACGTCAGTATCGTGGCCATGAGAAAAAGGCAGCCCTATGCGCGGGTGTTTTTCTCCGGCCTTGTCATACTCGCCATCGGCGTTGCCAACGATGCCCTGCATTATCTGCAGGTGATCAATACCGGCTACTATCTGGCGTTGTTTTTTAGTGCCTTTATCCTCACGGAATCGCTGCTATTGGCGATAAAGTTTTCCCAGGAACACAAAAAGGTGGCGGAACTCTCCGAAAAACTGACGGCTTTTGACAAGCTGAAAGATGAGTTTCTCGCCAACACCTCGCACGAATTGCGCACACCGCTCAACGGCATCATCGGCGTGGCCGAATCCCTTATCGACGGCGCCACCGGGCCGCTGGACGAAAACACGCAACACAACCTGAGGCTCATCGTCTCCAGCGGCAAAAGGCTTGCCAACCTCATCAATGATGTTCTCGACTATTCAAAGCTGCGCAACAACGACATTCAAATCGACAAAAAACCGCTCGATGTCCGACAACTGGTTTCCATTGTCATGACGGTTATTGAAGCCACGGCACCGAACAAAAATCTCCGTTTTATCAATGATATCCCGCAAAACGCACCGCTGGTCGCGGGGGACGAAAACAGGCTGCAGCAGATTTTTTACAACCTGATCGGCAACAGCGTCAAATATAGCGACAACGGCCACATCCGGGTGTATTCGACGGTTCGGGGACAGATCACGGAGATCACGGTGGAAGACACGGGGATTGGGATTGCCCTCGCGGAGCAGGACACTATTTTCCGCTCATTTGAGCAGGGGCACGCCAACGGCGGCAAACGTGCGGGGACCGGGCTGGGACTGCCGATTACCAAAAAACTGGTGGAACTGCACGGTGGACGGATCTGGGTGGATTCAGAGCCGGGTCAAGGCGCCCGCTTCAGTTTCACTCTACCCGGAATCGGCAAAACGGCAAAGGAAACCGCTGGGTCCGCAACGATCATGACACCGTTTAAAGCACCGGCCCCGTTCCTGCCGGAACCACAAACGCCCTATTCTCCAACGACATTCCTTTTCCCGGCCAAGCAACGCGTGCTGATTGTCGATGATGAAATCATCAATGTCCAGGTATTGCTCAACCATCTGAAAACCAAAGGGTATGACGCTGATTTCGTTAACAGCGGCCATGAGGCTCTGGAAAAAATAGAGCAAGGGCATTACGACCTTCTGCTGCTTGACGTCATGATGCCCCGCATGTCCGGATACGAGGTGTGCCGCACGTTGCGGAAAAAACATTCCTCCTTTGAGCTGCCCATCCTCTTTCTAACCGCCAGGAACCAGCCCGGCGATATTGTCACCGCGTTTGAAATGGGGGCCAACGACTATCTGGTCAAACCGGTGGACAAAACCGAACTGTTCGCCAGGATCGATACCCACCTGTCGCTGAAACACGCCGTCAAAGAGGCCATCGACAGTGCCCACCTCGCCAACATAGACCCGCTGACCGGGCTTTACAACCGCAGATTCTTTATGGATTTCGCCAAGCGGGAATTTGAAAAAGCCAGACGCAAAAACGCGGACCTGTCCGTCATGATGCTCGATGTTGACCTGTTCAAATCCATCAACGACAGCTATGGTCACGATGTCGGCGACATGGTGTTGAAACAGATCGCGTTTTTTATGGATGCCGGCACGCGGGGGACGGATATCGTCGGCCGCCTCGGCGGCGACGAATTCGTCATGCTCCTGCCGGGAATCAATCTGCAAAGTGCCGTCCTCGTCGCTGAAAAAATCCGTTCCCTCGCACAAAAAAACACCATCGCCCTCAGTCCGGACGTTGAATTGCACTACAGCCTGAGCGTAGGCGTGGCAGCCTATCAGGAGGGGATGCTCTCTTTTGATGAGCTGCTGAAAAAGGCGGATCTACAACTTTATCAGTCCAAAAGAAAAGGCCGCAACCGAGTTGCAAGCTAG
- a CDS encoding TetR/AcrR family transcriptional regulator — protein sequence MVEAILEAAAEVFAELGYARTTTNKIAERAGVSVGSLYQYFPNKDALVASLYKEHQIKIHLVARNALKRLGDHSITLEEVLRRYLNELNEVHEANPTVIKALGRDVINESAVNSDEDESEALDHLAMLLSKRPDVRDGDPAVISAIMGQTISHLSRWVLHDAPLNLNQATLREETVQLLLRYLKK from the coding sequence ATGGTTGAAGCGATTCTTGAAGCCGCCGCTGAAGTTTTCGCTGAACTGGGCTACGCACGGACAACCACCAACAAAATTGCTGAGCGTGCCGGGGTTTCGGTAGGGTCTCTCTATCAATACTTCCCCAACAAGGACGCTTTGGTCGCCAGCCTTTACAAGGAGCACCAGATCAAAATCCACCTGGTGGCCCGCAACGCACTCAAACGTCTGGGCGACCACTCAATAACCTTGGAAGAAGTGCTGCGTCGCTACCTCAACGAGCTGAATGAGGTTCACGAAGCCAACCCCACGGTGATTAAGGCCCTGGGGCGAGACGTCATAAACGAATCCGCGGTAAACAGCGATGAAGACGAATCGGAAGCCTTGGATCACTTAGCCATGCTGCTTTCCAAGCGCCCCGACGTGCGTGACGGCGATCCCGCTGTTATCAGCGCAATCATGGGCCAAACCATAAGTCATCTCAGCCGCTGGGTCTTGCACGACGCCCCTTTAAACTTGAACCAGGCAACGCTTAGGGAAGAAACGGTTCAACTTTTGCTTCGCTATCTGAAAAAATAA
- a CDS encoding methyltransferase domain-containing protein, which yields MDAQKKPGEELLLPTPHQCPWWMHYVLISPLRRLLEPPEKLVRPFIRSGMTVVEPGCGFGFVSLELARLVGDQGKVISVDLEPRAVKRLEKRAQKAGLSERMEFRSCSSHHLGLADYDGRVDVVVVVHTLHEFEDLSGFLAQTAALLKPSGRLLIVEPKGHIKPAEFQTQLQYCKQAGFKVVETPELGKRSMAALLSLPVV from the coding sequence ATGGATGCGCAAAAGAAACCCGGTGAAGAGCTGTTGTTGCCAACCCCTCATCAGTGTCCCTGGTGGATGCACTATGTGCTTATCAGTCCTCTGAGGCGTCTGTTGGAGCCGCCTGAAAAGCTGGTGCGTCCCTTTATTCGCTCGGGGATGACTGTTGTGGAACCCGGCTGCGGTTTTGGTTTTGTCAGCCTTGAGTTGGCGCGCCTGGTCGGAGACCAGGGCAAGGTGATAAGCGTAGATCTTGAGCCTCGTGCAGTAAAACGACTTGAAAAACGCGCACAAAAGGCGGGGTTGAGCGAACGCATGGAGTTTCGCTCCTGCTCGTCACATCATCTGGGGCTTGCCGATTATGACGGCCGGGTTGATGTTGTCGTTGTTGTTCACACGCTGCATGAATTTGAGGATCTGTCAGGTTTTCTGGCACAAACTGCAGCCCTGCTGAAACCCTCTGGACGTTTGTTGATTGTTGAGCCGAAAGGGCATATCAAACCGGCTGAATTCCAGACACAGCTCCAGTATTGCAAACAGGCGGGCTTCAAAGTCGTGGAGACACCTGAGCTGGGAAAGCGGTCCATGGCCGCATTGTTGTCTTTGCCTGTGGTGTGA
- the ercA gene encoding alcohol dehydrogenase-like regulatory protein ErcA: protein MGIGLVTELRKFVAPEFIFGVGARLQVGLYAKNLGATNVLVVSDPGVIAAGWTAEVIQCLHSEGLQAVLFSDVTPNPKDFEVMQGVERYLEADCDAIVAIGGGSPIDCAKGIAVVVANGGHILDYIGVDTVSEPGPPLICIPTTAGTAADVSQFAIIVDTENRNKIAIITKAIVPDLSLIDPATTTTMDPFLTACTGVDALTHAIEAAVSNAHSPITDLHALKAIELIKENLEKVMFNPDDIPAREGMTLGCLEAGLAFSNASLGAVHAMAHSLGGFFDLPHGECNAILLPHVMEFNFPASDTQFRKIMNSLSLDGPKQMTSREAQKLILSEVNRLRQSIGIQETLSDRGVHRTDIKELVGNALRDPCLVTNPRSAKKRDIEVIYEEAL, encoded by the coding sequence ATGGGGATAGGGCTTGTCACGGAGTTACGTAAATTTGTTGCACCGGAATTCATCTTTGGTGTCGGCGCACGCTTGCAGGTGGGGCTTTATGCCAAAAATCTCGGGGCAACCAATGTGCTGGTCGTTTCTGATCCGGGGGTGATTGCGGCCGGATGGACAGCAGAGGTCATTCAATGTCTTCACTCTGAGGGTTTACAGGCGGTTCTTTTTTCTGATGTGACGCCAAATCCCAAAGATTTTGAGGTGATGCAAGGTGTAGAGCGCTACCTTGAGGCCGACTGTGATGCCATTGTTGCCATTGGCGGTGGTAGCCCCATTGATTGCGCCAAAGGCATTGCCGTGGTGGTTGCTAATGGCGGCCATATTCTTGATTATATCGGCGTTGATACGGTCAGCGAACCCGGTCCGCCATTGATCTGTATTCCCACCACCGCAGGCACTGCCGCCGATGTGTCGCAGTTTGCCATCATTGTCGATACCGAAAATCGCAACAAAATCGCCATCATCACCAAAGCCATCGTGCCCGATTTGTCTCTGATTGATCCAGCCACAACCACCACCATGGATCCGTTTCTCACGGCCTGCACTGGTGTTGATGCCCTGACCCATGCCATTGAAGCAGCCGTTTCCAACGCGCATTCGCCCATAACCGATTTGCATGCGCTTAAAGCCATTGAACTCATCAAGGAGAATCTGGAAAAGGTGATGTTCAATCCTGACGATATTCCGGCCCGTGAAGGCATGACGTTGGGCTGCCTTGAGGCCGGTCTTGCTTTTTCCAATGCCAGTTTAGGGGCGGTGCATGCCATGGCCCATAGTCTTGGTGGATTTTTCGATCTTCCTCATGGTGAATGCAACGCGATCCTGCTGCCTCATGTCATGGAGTTCAACTTTCCCGCATCAGACACCCAGTTCCGTAAAATTATGAATTCTCTGTCACTGGATGGTCCAAAACAGATGACGTCGCGCGAAGCGCAAAAGCTGATCTTGAGTGAAGTCAATCGGTTGCGGCAGTCCATCGGCATTCAGGAAACCTTATCGGACCGCGGTGTTCATCGTACGGATATTAAAGAACTCGTCGGAAATGCCTTACGTGATCCCTGCCTTGTGACCAATCCTCGGTCTGCCAAAAAACGCGACATTGAGGTGATTTATGAAGAAGCCCTCTGA
- a CDS encoding ATP-binding protein yields the protein MKKPSDTSHHEEELRKKVLGMGTKSVRKSYYPTLRKKMSELERYMALLDQAKNAICLLEVPSLKTVNCNNSARKLFDVEHDPERSLLDVIENSAATAVLEWLNTPDQGNDFFQLETLLCTDTQLTQTPAIYEITLTTVEFKKTRYLVCVAQDISERKKIDQMKDEMISAVSHEMSTPLTAMIGFCEFMLDNEVDTEQQQEFLEIILKESERLKGLIDNLLSLQRMRAGMGCINFTCLDLSALFDELAQLFKKYSSKHTIAIECPEDLPAIWADHLCLQQALENLLSNAVKYSPDGGTVTLSAGLEEDRVVISVKDQGEGIPQLVREQIFDRFFRIDTKNGQKVGGSGLGLPLVKEIISLHDGEVWVDSDEGQGSTFYFSLPLERG from the coding sequence ATGAAGAAGCCCTCTGACACGAGCCACCATGAGGAGGAGCTGCGTAAAAAGGTTCTCGGTATGGGAACCAAATCGGTGCGCAAATCCTACTATCCGACATTACGCAAAAAAATGTCCGAGTTGGAGCGCTACATGGCTCTGCTCGATCAAGCGAAAAATGCCATCTGCCTGCTCGAAGTACCTTCTTTGAAAACAGTCAACTGTAACAACAGTGCCCGTAAACTTTTTGATGTGGAGCACGATCCCGAGCGCTCCCTGTTGGATGTGATTGAAAACTCCGCCGCAACAGCTGTGCTGGAATGGCTCAACACGCCCGATCAGGGGAATGATTTCTTTCAACTCGAAACGTTGCTCTGCACCGATACTCAATTAACGCAGACACCAGCGATCTACGAAATCACCTTAACCACGGTTGAATTTAAAAAAACACGCTACCTGGTATGCGTAGCCCAGGACATCAGTGAGCGCAAAAAGATCGACCAGATGAAAGACGAGATGATTTCCGCCGTCAGTCATGAAATGAGCACCCCGCTTACCGCGATGATCGGCTTTTGTGAGTTTATGCTCGATAACGAGGTGGATACGGAACAGCAGCAGGAGTTTCTTGAGATTATCCTCAAAGAAAGTGAACGTCTCAAAGGTCTGATAGACAATCTGCTCAGCCTTCAGCGCATGCGCGCCGGAATGGGCTGCATCAACTTCACCTGTCTCGATTTGTCCGCCCTGTTTGATGAACTGGCCCAGCTGTTTAAAAAGTATTCGTCCAAACACACGATAGCGATTGAATGCCCAGAAGATTTACCTGCAATTTGGGCCGATCATCTTTGTTTGCAACAGGCATTGGAAAATCTCCTTTCCAATGCCGTCAAATACTCTCCTGATGGTGGCACCGTAACCTTATCTGCGGGGTTGGAGGAAGATCGTGTGGTGATCTCGGTAAAAGATCAAGGCGAGGGTATTCCGCAACTGGTCCGTGAACAGATTTTTGACCGTTTCTTCCGAATTGATACAAAAAACGGCCAGAAAGTCGGAGGCAGCGGGCTGGGACTGCCGTTGGTTAAAGAAATTATCTCACTCCATGATGGTGAGGTATGGGTGGACAGTGACGAAGGCCAGGGGAGTACATTTTATTTCAGCTTGCCGCTGGAGCGGGGATGA